From a single Elusimicrobiota bacterium genomic region:
- the speE gene encoding polyamine aminopropyltransferase: MSKLWFHDYPDPKLTVNHALKKIIHAGRTKFQSIEILDLELFGLCLVLDGKPQSTEADEFIYHEALVHPALTAHPNPKKVLIAGGGEGATLREALRLNTVEQAVMVDLDGDVVRLCREHLPQWQQGAFDNPKAKVIIGDALVYLKESREEFDLIVSDLTDPMEEGPSLMLFTKEFFELAKKRLSPDGLFVVQSGFTTILNCKPFPAIVSTLKSVFPVVAPYQTYVPSFGGNWGFTIGSNKYDPLALSPAEIDKRLAARLTSPLRFYDGITHHGLFALPKFLRQATGQEKRVITEKEPVFID, encoded by the coding sequence ATGAGCAAGCTCTGGTTCCACGATTACCCCGATCCTAAATTAACGGTCAACCATGCCCTGAAAAAAATCATCCATGCCGGCAGGACCAAATTTCAAAGCATCGAAATCCTGGACCTGGAGCTCTTCGGCCTCTGTCTGGTTTTAGACGGCAAACCGCAGTCAACCGAGGCGGATGAATTCATCTATCATGAAGCCCTGGTCCACCCGGCTCTGACCGCGCATCCTAATCCCAAAAAAGTTTTGATTGCAGGCGGCGGCGAAGGCGCCACGCTAAGGGAAGCCCTGCGTCTTAACACGGTCGAACAAGCGGTGATGGTGGATTTAGACGGCGACGTCGTCCGGCTTTGCCGGGAACATTTGCCTCAATGGCAGCAAGGCGCTTTTGATAATCCCAAAGCCAAAGTGATCATCGGCGACGCGCTTGTTTATTTAAAAGAAAGCCGGGAAGAATTCGATCTCATCGTCAGCGACTTGACCGACCCCATGGAAGAAGGCCCTTCGTTGATGCTCTTCACTAAGGAATTTTTCGAGTTGGCTAAAAAACGCTTGAGCCCGGACGGTTTATTCGTGGTTCAATCGGGGTTTACCACGATCCTCAATTGCAAACCCTTCCCAGCCATTGTCAGCACGCTTAAATCAGTGTTCCCGGTTGTCGCCCCCTATCAGACTTATGTTCCCTCATTCGGCGGCAATTGGGGATTCACCATCGGCTCGAACAAATATGATCCCTTGGCTTTAAGCCCCGCTGAAATCGACAAAAGGCTCGCCGCGCGCTTAACATCCCCTCTGCGCTTTTATGACGGCATCACGCACCATGGCCTGTTCGCCCTGCCCAAATTCCTACGCCAAGCCACCGGCCAAGAAAAACGAGTCATCACCGAAAAAGAGCCGGTTTTCATCGATTAA
- a CDS encoding HD domain-containing protein, translated as MALKRTKIPADDSKKLRLLISFHRKSLLTRDREKLIELISLEIKEILEADRATFFMLDTAKNELYGKLALGLKKDHLKALRFPVSQGIAGYVARTGLPINVIDAYQSPYFNPEFDKITGFKTHSVVAAPLKDSGGRVLGVLAAFNKLGGKAFSDEDEGLLLLLASQLAATYEIFQLLEELKLSSLESIHALAQTAEFRDQEDTGPHINRVSTYSALLAQVINLPAGEVEVIRVISPLHDIGKVAIRDEILRKPGAFTPEEAAEMKKHAIRGYEMLQNFRSPLLRKAGQIALSHHEKFDGTGYPNKLKGEQIPLEARIVTLADSFDAMTSKRVYKAALSFEQAAEEIRNHSGRQFDPMLADAFLKNKKQFEEACRASREVSR; from the coding sequence ATGGCTTTGAAGCGAACAAAGATTCCGGCCGATGACAGCAAAAAGCTGCGCCTGCTCATTTCTTTTCACCGCAAAAGCCTCCTGACCCGGGATCGTGAAAAATTAATCGAGCTCATCAGCCTGGAAATCAAGGAGATTTTGGAGGCGGACCGGGCCACATTTTTCATGCTGGATACGGCGAAAAACGAGCTTTACGGAAAATTGGCTTTGGGACTTAAAAAAGACCATCTCAAGGCTCTGCGTTTCCCTGTCAGTCAAGGCATCGCCGGTTACGTGGCCCGCACGGGATTGCCTATTAATGTTATCGATGCCTATCAAAGTCCTTATTTCAATCCCGAATTCGACAAGATCACGGGTTTCAAGACCCATTCCGTGGTGGCCGCGCCTCTGAAAGATTCAGGGGGCAGAGTGCTGGGCGTGCTGGCCGCTTTCAATAAGCTCGGCGGCAAAGCATTCAGCGATGAAGACGAAGGCTTGCTGCTTCTCCTAGCCAGCCAATTGGCGGCCACCTATGAGATTTTTCAGCTGTTAGAAGAGTTGAAGCTGTCCAGCCTGGAATCCATTCATGCCTTGGCGCAAACCGCCGAATTCCGCGATCAGGAGGACACGGGACCTCATATCAACAGAGTGAGCACGTATTCGGCCCTGTTGGCTCAAGTCATCAATTTGCCGGCTGGGGAGGTTGAGGTGATCCGGGTGATCAGCCCGTTGCATGATATCGGGAAGGTGGCGATCCGGGATGAAATATTAAGGAAACCGGGCGCTTTTACGCCGGAGGAAGCGGCTGAAATGAAAAAACACGCGATTCGCGGTTATGAAATGCTTCAAAATTTCCGTTCCCCGTTGTTGCGAAAAGCCGGTCAAATTGCGCTTTCGCATCATGAAAAATTCGACGGCACCGGGTACCCGAATAAATTAAAAGGCGAGCAAATCCCCTTGGAAGCCAGGATCGTCACCTTGGCCGACTCCTTCGACGCCATGACTTCAAAAAGGGTTTACAAGGCGGCCTTGTCTTTTGAGCAGGCGGCGGAAGAAATCCGCAATCATTCCGGCCGGCAATTCGACCCGATGCTGGCGGACGCTTTCCTAAAAAACAAGAAGCAATTTGAAGAAGCTTGCCGGGCGAGTAGAGAGGTGAGTCGTTGA
- a CDS encoding cbb3-type cytochrome c oxidase subunit I has protein sequence MRDPTPTFVMTAVVYLVLGGVLGIMMPLSRLGSEWTGWEYYLIPSHTHLMLLGWVSMSIFGVAYRMFPAVLTKKLYSIRLAWAHYWIANAALVGMALFFWLNRIQEGRWIVPLALSALLQFAGILIFACNILRTALTPRG, from the coding sequence ATGCGGGACCCTACCCCCACCTTCGTGATGACCGCCGTGGTTTATCTTGTCCTGGGCGGGGTCCTTGGAATCATGATGCCGCTCAGCCGCCTGGGAAGCGAATGGACTGGCTGGGAGTACTATCTTATTCCAAGCCATACCCACCTCATGCTCCTGGGATGGGTTTCCATGTCCATCTTCGGGGTTGCCTACCGGATGTTTCCGGCGGTCTTGACTAAAAAACTCTACTCCATACGCCTGGCCTGGGCGCACTACTGGATTGCCAATGCCGCTCTTGTGGGGATGGCCCTATTTTTCTGGCTCAACAGAATCCAGGAGGGGCGGTGGATCGTTCCCCTGGCCCTGTCGGCCCTTCTTCAATTTGCCGGCATCCTCATCTTTGCCTGCAACATCCTGAGGACGGCGCTGACGCCGCGCGGTTAA
- a CDS encoding isoprenylcysteine carboxylmethyltransferase family protein: protein MNIVALIVFGVTLMGIAVEGLSHPKRREQLDIPKGDWLTVSLGSLPALGVLAINLECWLRQPVEPNWFVIASGSLLCAGSILFRNWGKWTLGYYYTFSIDLRENHTVIERGPYRFIRHPLYLGSFLGVIGLPLLAHSWLGIFFLTIPTGMAYALRLYKEDKFLLETLGEPYREYASRTARLIPLVW, encoded by the coding sequence ATGAATATCGTTGCATTAATCGTATTCGGCGTTACGTTGATGGGCATCGCGGTTGAGGGATTGTCTCACCCGAAGCGCCGCGAGCAGTTGGATATCCCCAAAGGCGACTGGTTGACCGTGTCCCTGGGCAGTTTGCCTGCGCTGGGTGTGCTGGCCATTAATCTGGAGTGCTGGCTGCGCCAGCCGGTTGAGCCCAATTGGTTTGTGATCGCTTCGGGTTCGCTCTTGTGCGCGGGCAGCATCCTATTTCGCAATTGGGGGAAATGGACGCTGGGTTATTACTACACATTCTCGATCGATTTAAGGGAAAATCATACCGTCATCGAGCGCGGCCCGTATCGCTTCATTCGCCACCCTCTTTATTTGGGCTCGTTTTTGGGTGTGATCGGGCTGCCGCTGTTGGCGCATAGCTGGTTGGGCATTTTTTTCTTGACCATCCCCACGGGCATGGCTTATGCCCTGCGGCTGTATAAAGAGGATAAATTTCTTCTGGAAACCCTGGGCGAGCCCTATCGGGAGTACGCTTCGCGCACCGCTCGATTGATTCCTTTAGTTTGGTAG
- the lepB gene encoding signal peptidase I has translation MRTTTPLRLIVIIAASVALTFIVRDYFLERIYIATPSMEPTLPAGSKWWVDKLSLRFRAARRGEIVVLASPVSSEKGLVKRVIAVGGDTLQISNKTVLINNSRIEEPYVQHTRSEEILIGDNLGPLEIPQGHVFVMGDNRDESGDSRDWKDPTSNKPIRFIMNSQIQGRLMDTP, from the coding sequence ATGCGAACGACGACTCCGTTGCGCCTCATCGTCATTATCGCGGCCAGCGTAGCCCTCACCTTCATCGTCCGGGATTACTTCCTTGAGCGCATTTACATCGCCACTCCCTCCATGGAGCCCACGTTGCCCGCCGGTTCAAAATGGTGGGTCGACAAACTATCCTTAAGGTTCAGGGCGGCGCGCCGGGGCGAGATCGTAGTTCTGGCCTCGCCCGTTTCATCGGAGAAAGGATTGGTCAAGCGCGTCATCGCCGTGGGCGGCGATACCTTGCAAATCAGCAACAAAACCGTGCTGATCAACAACAGCCGGATCGAGGAGCCCTATGTCCAACACACGCGATCGGAAGAAATCTTAATAGGCGATAATCTGGGGCCCCTGGAAATACCCCAGGGGCATGTTTTCGTCATGGGGGACAATCGCGACGAATCAGGCGATTCCCGGGATTGGAAGGACCCGACGAGCAACAAACCGATCCGTTTTATCATGAATAGCCAAATTCAGGGCCGTTTGATGGATACGCCATGA
- a CDS encoding M48 family metalloprotease, with protein sequence MKKLGLIFLLATLGCQSKPGPGSTTIWIPEDLEIVLGSLTSQSFAALFPPYEDSRWQGYIQELGKKITRVSERPDFGYRFVVAASTIPNAFSAPDGTIFITTGLLKICADNEQEIAAVLSHEVAHVARRHGALLLQQRTGWRLLLLALFGVDTPALAVAGHLAGTLKSLGYGREMELDADQAAIRYLKKLGYPPAALHHFLVKMAGQEKRLGIPGENYLVSHPPIGERLKALQ encoded by the coding sequence GTGAAGAAGCTCGGCCTTATTTTTCTGCTCGCAACCCTTGGCTGCCAATCAAAACCCGGGCCGGGATCAACGACCATTTGGATTCCCGAAGACCTTGAGATCGTGCTGGGCTCGCTCACCAGCCAATCATTCGCCGCGCTGTTTCCTCCCTACGAAGACAGCCGCTGGCAGGGCTATATTCAGGAGCTGGGCAAAAAAATCACCCGCGTTTCCGAGCGCCCGGACTTCGGCTATCGCTTCGTGGTCGCGGCCTCGACCATCCCCAACGCCTTCTCCGCGCCGGACGGAACGATTTTCATCACCACCGGGCTTTTAAAAATCTGCGCGGACAACGAACAGGAAATCGCGGCCGTATTAAGCCATGAGGTGGCTCACGTGGCCAGGCGCCATGGCGCGCTGCTCCTTCAACAACGGACCGGGTGGAGGCTGTTGCTGCTGGCTCTCTTCGGCGTGGACACCCCGGCCTTGGCCGTGGCCGGGCACTTGGCCGGAACGCTCAAATCATTGGGCTACGGGCGGGAAATGGAGTTGGACGCGGATCAAGCGGCCATCAGGTACCTTAAAAAACTGGGTTATCCCCCCGCCGCCCTCCATCATTTTTTGGTGAAAATGGCCGGCCAAGAAAAACGCCTGGGCATCCCCGGAGAAAATTATTTGGTCTCCCATCCCCCCATCGGGGAACGCCTCAAAGCCCTGCAATAA